AGCGAACGAGATCGCCGATGCCCTCATTCATACCCTGAATAACAACAAAATATTTTACAGCCCACGGGCGGACGACCAGCATATCGAAATATGCCTGCTATTCCTGCTACTTTATAAAGTAGGCAGAAAACAGGAGATCGCCAACCTGCTGTTCTTGTTCAATGAACAAATGGGTGAAGGCCTACTGTTCCTGAATGTATTCCCGGTCATGAGCAACGACCGCCGGCTTATCGCGCAACTGGACATCGATTACGAATTGAGAAGAGCGCACGAATACAATTCCAGCAACCTGTTCACGGTGCTGGTCGAATGGGCGGTGGTCATCGGCGACGAGAAACTTTACCGGCTGTTCTGGGAACTAAAGGAGCGTTTCCTAAAAGACACCGAACTACTGCTATGGTTCCCCGAAAAAGAAACGGAAGAACTGTTATACACCAGGTATGCGACACAAGAATCCGGCTACGCCTTGTCCGGAATCAAACTTCCCGAAAAAATGGAAAACTGCCGGCAACTCATCAGCGAAGAATTCGCCAACAATTGCCATGAACAGGAATTCAGCTTTATCAAAAACGGCATCCCGACCATCGGCCTGTTGGCCAGCCGGCACTACCGCACCTACATTTTCCCATATTACTGGCGGCAATTACTCCTGCCGGCACAAACATTAACCTTAACACAAACGGATAGCCATGAATGAACATGAATTCCAAACCTACGTCGCCCAGATCATCGGCCAGCTCTTTCCAACTTTACAAGAAGGCCAAATCGAGCAAGAACACGCTTTTTCACTAAAATTCGGTCATCATGCTGTGGTCATTGACGGCAAAGAACCCGGCAAATACGCCAAAAGCGCCATCTACGATATTCTACTGAAATTCCAGGGCAAACCTTTTGCGTTGCTGGAACTAAAAAAGCCTGGTAACGGCATCGAGCCGGAAGATATACGTCAAGGCGTATCCTATGCCCGTTTGACCCAGCCCATATGCCCACTGACGATTTTAACGGACGGCACAACCACCCAACTCATCAATACCTTCGATGGGGAACCTTTTAAAGAAGAAGCGATGGACATCCAATTCATTGAAAACTTATTTCGGCAAGGTCTCCTATTGAGTGCCAATAGCTTGAAAAACGCCATTTCTACGTTATTGGAAGCAGATCACCGTGTCATTTTTGATGTAATCAATACCATTTCCCATAACGCATTTGAGCAACTCAGAGGTGACCCCGAAGACATTAGCAAACCCATTATGCGCGACTTTAAGGTCGCGCGTTCCGCTGAACGAAAGATATGGGATCAACTCGAAAAAACGCCCGGGGTTTTCCTGACCGGCGAGCCATTTGTCGGCAAAACCAATTTACTCTATCAGTTATTTGAAACCGCTAAAAACGCAGGGCAAGCGTTGCTGTATATCAACGCCGCCGATCAGAACTACAACATATTCCGTCGTCTATCCAACTTCATTACCATGCGGATGCGGTACCCCGTCACCGAGGAGCGCGTAAAAGAATGGTTGCTGCTCAGCAGCAACAGGTCACCGCAAGACCGGCTTGTGGTCGTATACGACCACTTCAGGCACGATACGGATGAACACCTGAAAGCCGATATCGCAGAATTGTTTGATGTGTTCGAGGCTGACAATAACCGGGTCATCCTGGCGACGGATAATGCCAACTACGACCTGCTGACGACAACAGCAGGCCGGACGACCACCAACTTTTACCGTGAGCGGTTTGCCCGTATTCGGCTCAAAACCTTTTCAAGCAAAGAGTTTGAGCTGGCCAACCAGTTGTTGTATGACCGGTATGGTGGCATGGTGCTTCCCGGAGGCATCTTTGCGGGCGAATACCGAAATCCCCGTGTCTGGCGGCTCATCGCCAAAGCCATCCGCGCAGAACGTACCCAGGCGACCGCTTTGGGAATTATCGAGGCCGTGCCCAGTTTCCAGTTCCTGCAACTCATCAGTAATCATTGGCATTTCGATGCGCAGACCCGCCAGGATTTCAAGGCGCTTTCCGTTGCCTTTATGGAGAGTATGCCGCTCCGAAACGAGCAGGGCGACCTGAAGCTGATGGCGCTTAACCTGCCGGTCATCGCAGAGCAAGAGTTAAAAAAACATCTTGAAAACGAAGTCATTGAGCGGCTGAAACTTGCCGGTTTGTTGGAACGCAGACTTTTACCGGACGACCGTTGGGTTTTCCTACCTAAACTCCCCGAGCTTATCGCTAAAAATGCCGGCGAACATTTGAAAGCACGGTTCCAACCATTGCTTCTTGCGGATTTCCACCAACATTACCCGGAATTTCTCGAAGCTTACCAATACCTGCCTTTTGGCGAAATCATTGCGGCGCAAACCATTGTCCACTGGGGCTATCAGCAAGAGCTTGACCTGTTCAGCGCCTTTATCAGAAAACTTCAGTCAGATAAGCCGGAAATAGAAACCGCGACCGGAGGCGGCCTTGTCCGCTTGTACTTACCGGAAAAAGGACATATCACGCTACCTATTGAACCGGGAGAAGAACAAAAATACATCGGCAATTTATTTCCTTACCTGATACTTTCCCATCTGGTCACTTTGCAATTTGTCGATGATTCACAACATCCCGATATGGAGCGCGCGCGTTGTATCGCAGCAGTAGGCCAAACGAATTTCCAGGTCCGGTCATTGAACGTCAATACCTTTTATGAGCCTATGCCGACCAACCACGAAGTAGGCAATATTGGTAATATCACCCATTCAGGTATTGGAATCGTCGAACCTATCGTACAGGCCATGCAAGCCAATATCATTCAATCGCCCCAGGTTATCGATATACTGTTTCGTCATGCACTGGAAAAAAAGTATTACCGGTTGCTGCACCGTATCTATATCGCGGCCAGATATTCGGATGGCTTAGGCAGCCCGGAAAGCGATGCGCTATGCGAAAGCATACAAGCCCGTTACATGGACCATTTTAATAAGATGATGGCATTTGCCATCGCTGATAAAGGGGCCACCCGCTCAGAACGCCGAAAAATTGAAAAAGGCCTCCGCAAACGCGACAGAAAACAAAAAAAGTAAAAGTTATGCCTGTTGATCGACCTAACAATATTTTTCGCAGCCTTGATGCCAAGACCTGTAAAACGGTCTACCCGAAGGTGCGTGAGAACGCTGACCGCCATTTTAAAGCAGCAGAGGTGCTGGCCGCTGTCGGAGACCTGGCTACTTCTTATCCATTCGGAGTCTACCGGCTTATAATTGCCCAGAAATTTTTTTATTTCGTTGATCGGGTCTTTCTTGAATACTTCAAGATCTTCCCTGGTGATAATTTCTGCTGCCATAAGAAAGAACCTACTTTCGCCATATTTTGTCAACCACAGCATGAGTGCCACGGAGAAAAACAATAATAAATAGTCGTTGAACAGACCTTTTCCATAGCCGGAAATCAACGGTTTTACTAAAACCGAATTCAGAAAAATATTAATCGGGCCGGTAAAAAATAATAAGCCGCAGCAGAAAAGAAGTAGCGTAAAATGTAATGTGTGATTTTTAGTGAATTTAATTTTCTCACTCATCTGGCTTAGGAATTTATTAGGTCAAAATGATCTAAGTTATTGTATTTATAGTGTCCGATATAAGAATTAGGACCTACTATAAAAATATTTTAAGTCACCAATCAATATTCAAACCTAACAATCTGAAGAGATATGTTGACTATTTTCATTAAACTAAAAAAGATAAAGTATGAACAGACTGTACTATGCTCATAAGTCCAAAATTACTTAACTTGCCCTCTTGAACTGGTAAACTTACCAGTTTAATTGTGATAAGGTTTAGGTTAACACCCTGGCGCAGCGAGTGCGGCAGGGTGTTACTTTTTCACTTGTCTTCTTTCAATGATTACCGATAACCCACCTGCCTATTCGCATAAGCTTATTTTTCATAGCCTAACTTGGTATGTTACTTAAACAACCAGGTTTTCAAATGCGGCCCTATATACCCGACATAGATTTTGTGATTACTATTATCTGGATAGAAATGAAATCGTAATTCTCCGGTTTTAATATGATGATCAAAAACTTTCTTTCCCTTCCCTTCAACTGTAAATTTTCGCAATGTCCCGTAACTACGCAGGGTAAGATCTGACTCGGTCGAAATCCTTAAATTAGTCGTTTCGTTCACTTCTTTCGTTTCAAATGCCCCTTGTTTCCAATTTGCAGCAAATGAGTCCAATGCCTTCAAACGATCAATTATCTGATAAAAAAACTTGGAAAAACCTATTCGCTTTAAAGAAACCTGCACCTCCGGACTAAAAATAAGGTTCTTAAAAAGTTCGTCGCGTTTATCCCATAGTTCATTTGCCTTATTTAATGAATCAACTTGCTGCTCTTTCCACCAGTCTAAATGTTCATCAAATGATTTTTCATCATAAAAGTGTTTTACCTTAACAGAAGTAGTTTGATCATTGCCACTCGCGGTAATGTAATAATGCGAAAGATCAATAAAACTTTTTTTCCAACAATTATGAGTTATTAGGCTGATGGCGAGCGTATCGAAAAGATATGCCGCACCAAGCCCATAAGCGATGGACTCGTCAGTATCTAATTGATGCTTAAACTCGGAGTTGTTTAACTCAGTTGCGGCTTCAAGCTCTTCATCACCGAACAACGGAAAAGAAGAAAGCAGCAGGCGAAATTTGTCTTTGTAGTCCGAATTGACATTACCGTCCTTCAGCCAATGATCTATGTTGAAGTTTTCGGCTAAAGGAATTTGATAAAGCGTCTGAATCGCACCTTCATGAAGACGCAGTTGTGTAAACCCATGCGAACCGGCATTCGTGGCAGCAGCAATAAATGTCTCTAAACTGTTTTCGGCTTCTCTCCTGTTTCCTTGCGTGGAAAGAGACAGCTCATTGAGCATGTAAATCATTTTAAGCAGGTCTGATCAGGTTGTCCAGTTGTTTAGCATACTCATCGAAAAAACCAGTTGGCTGGTGACTCAATCTACCATCAGACTCGATGAACGGCTGATCTATAGTCGTGGTATGCAAATCGTCGTTAACATCACGCTCAAAATAAAAAATAGAAACACTATTTGAATCAATTGCTTTATTCTTCACGGCTACACGTATACCGTTTAACAAATGATCAGAGTGCGATTCAATAATGATTTGCGCACCACCTGCAGCAGCTTTAGCTAACAATTCTCCCAGCTTTGCCTGTCCCTGCGGGTGCAGGTGACATTCAGGGTTTTCTATAACGATTAGATCTCCTTTTTTGGCAGACAAAACGGTCGCTATTACCGGCAAGGTATAGGTGAATCCAAATCCTGTGTTTACGGGGCTAAAATCAGGCGTCACGTCATTACCCGCATCAAAAGTATAGGAAAGCTTAACGACATCTAAATCGTTATAATAGGTTGATATCACATGAGCCCCCGGAGTAATTTCATTCATCCAGGCGTCAATGTTATCAATGAGATTATTGGTTTTTGCTTTTGGATGATGAACTTCTTCGATAGTAACCGGGTCTAGTTTAAAAAGAGCAATAAAAAGTGCTGTATTTTCACCCTTATAACCCATAAAACGCTGTTCGAGTACGGCAAACAAATTAGCCTTATAGTTATGTTCAGGCGCTATTCGATCAGCTTTTAAGTATTTAAAATTGCTGTTAAAAAGTGCTGATTGATCTTTGCTATTCTCAAAAACAGCATGCTCTGGATCTACAGGCAGCGCATCTAACTCAGAGAGGTATTTATATCGCACATCGATCATAGGTTTATAGTTCTCATCGACTTCAAACTTGATATGATCCGAAGTCGCACTAATACTGAACGCATCTTTTCCTTTACCGATATCAATCAAACTGCCTTTTAACATCAATCTTCCGGTTAAAGATTTTCCTTCCAGTTCTGATTGTCTTAATAATAATAAAGATTGAATAAAAGAGGATTTACCCATTCCGTTGAGGCCGGTAAATAAGTTGAGTGCGGTTAAATTGATCTCAGCCTCGCGGAAGGCTTTAAAATTTTCGATGAGTACCCTGGTGATCATTTTATATTTTCGTTTATAAGTTCCTTGATTTTATCAAAGCGCAATTGCACTGAAGAATAGCCGGAGGTACTTGTGGAAACAACACGGGAAAAACTGGGATCACTGATCAGTTGAATATATTTTTTTACTAATCTTTCTTTGTTAGCGACTAGTTTTTTCTGCTGGACATCTAAGAGTTTGTAAGTTTCAGAAACCCACACCTCAAATAAAGCGCTATTGAGTTTTAGATTACTTTTCTTATCGATAGATCTACTGAAAATATCCCGGCCGAAAAGCTCCTTTTGAAGCTTTATTGCTTTGATGATCCCGCTTTTGATTTTGTCAAGTTCCTTTGCATTTAAACGAGCCAGATTCTCCATTGCTTTGTCCAGGAAACCGGATAAAGGGGTTGTATACTTCGTATGGTCTACATTGATAAATGCAATTGCCCTTAAGTAAAGTTCGCGGTCTTCCATACGCTTATCCTGTACTTTTATCAGGGATCTTAATTCATCATCCTCGGAAAGACCACGTAAGAATGTCGATGCATTGCCAATATTTAAGGCGTTTCTGATTTCCATTGGATTTAGTCCCAGGCCGCCCGTATTAATCCTTCTGAAAACATTATACTTAACTTGCTTTGGGGTACCAGGCTGAATCAGATAGGTGGTAATCTGCGTCTCTAATATTCGACGCTGCATTGATCTGTGCAGATCTTTGAAGGTAATATTCTTATTGTTATAATCAGTTAAAATATCAAGTCCTTGCAGTTCTAATGGCTTGTTGTCTTCGGAGGGTTTTTCGCTGTTTACTACGAAGTTTTTAATGGTCCAAATCCTTTGAAGTCCATCTACAACTAACCATCTATTGTCGTCTTCTGCATCAAAGTAAAACGCCGGTAACGGGAACCGCAACAACAATGATTCAATCAATCTACTTTGCGCGTCAGGTTTCCATAAGTTCCCCTTTCTCTGAAATTCTGTGTTCATGTCAATTTCATCATATTTCAGCCGCTGAACGAGATGGTCAATCGTTTTAGGCTCAACTATGATCTTAATATCTTTGGGATCGAAGGGACTGACAATGTCCTGGCCGTCCTCTATCAAGCCTTCATCAATTGCTTCGATTTCGATTAGGTCTCTATTATCTTCGTTTAGCTCGTCGTAGTTCATTAACATACCTGTAGATATTCCAAAATTCGACAAAAAAAAGGATTTAATAAAGCACGGACCTCAACATGCTTCAATTGTTCCTGGAAATATCAGCAATCTTAAAATTCCTGATAAAGGCCAGGACCAAAGATCCGATAGCTGGAATTTCTGCGTCGATTATATTGATTTAAAACAGGTCACTTTAAAAGAGCTTTTAAAAACTAATTCTTCATGGAACGTCTGGACTGGAAAAGATTTGGTAAATAAAAAATGTTCAATAGCTAAAAAAGCTTTTCTATTTAAGCCATCATTCTGCCACCAGTAAAATATTCCCAATCTCCAAATTTTCGGTTCAAAGCTAACCCGGTAAGTTTGTTACATAGTTACTTATACATGCCTTTTTGCAAGATATTTTCATCGTTTTATATAAACCCCTTACCCTTCAAATCGTCAATTATGGGCTCTATGAGCCGTAAAAAGGCTTCTAAATGTTGCAAGTATTCCCGGTCAACGGTGCACTTTTAGCCGTAACAAATTGATTTTAAATTAGTTACGGCTTTTGTTTTTATACCCGCTCAAGGTTAGGTTTGAACCATTTAAAACATAAATCACTATAAAACAGTCAGTTACAAAACACAAACCGATTCAAAATCGGCAAAAATATATAAAACACAAAATCCTGATAATCAATGTCTTATAAAAAAGCTAACCCAAACTTACAAAACCAATCAATCACCTGATTATCAATAAATTAAGAAGATTGTATATTTTTCTTCTAACCATTTCCAGGAGACTATCTATCTATTTATCTATCTATCTATCTATCTATCTATCTATCTATCTATCCAGCAATCCTTCTATCGTTTTTAAGTTTGAACCACTTTTCTATAAATTCATCCTATTTAATTATAGGCGCGCTCAGCAGATTCTAGAAAAATTAACACATAATCACTTATTAGCAAAGAGATCAAGGTTCAATATCAAACTGCTTACGGAATCGCTCCCACTCTAATTCCTCTTCTCGCTCCATTTCTGACTTGATTGCTTTTGTTACTATCAGTAAAAAGGGAGCCCGAACTATTTATGGTAATCATCCGGAATTAAGTGTTGATGACATCAGGATGACTTCGATCAACAAATCAGATGCCGAATATTAAAATAATTAAGGCTGCTCACCAGGACACCGTTTTGGGGTTTCTGTTCTCGTCTGCCCAGGTGCTGACGGTGGCCATGCTCTCCCCTTTCAGATAGGCAGAAACGACATAGGCGGTGTTGCTGATCAAGCTACATCAGTACAGCAGCCAGATGAACTAAAGGGAAAAGAACCACATTCTGACACCATGTAGTTAATTACCTTGTTCTTCCGGCTTTGTTAATTCAAGTTTATCAGCCAGGAAACGGTTGACATTAGGATAACTGAGCTTTTCAATTTCTATGATAAAGCCGGTGTCAGCTGCATATACTCAATTCCTTATTTGTTCTTTTAAAACATCATGCTCGTTATCTTAACAACGACAATATTCGCTCACCCGATTTATTTCGTGTTCATATCTTTTTTCAACTTTCGGATCTGAGCATCGAGCAAATTGATATTCAGATCTTCGTAATGGTCGTCACGGTATTGTGTTAGTTTTTTGATGCCTAGTTCTACCTCACCAATCATTTGATAAATATAAACAAGTGCGCCGGCCTTCGCTTTTTCCATAGCGTGGGCTTTATCAAGATAGCCATAAAACATACTATCGTCCGGCGGCAGTGCATAGTAAAACTGCTGCATGTCTGCTCCCCCAACCGGAAATGCAGTTGGCAAACCTCTTTTAAATTTCCGGATGATGAAAGGTTTGAAATTGTTAACGGGCACTTCGGTAACCGCAGTGTCGTTTTTAAATACCCGGTAATACCGGTAAAATACTGTGCTCATGATGATTGGTTTTAATGATCAGAACTGATCGTAATAATTTTCGATGCGATGGGTAATCTCTCGTAGAACAGAGGCCGTTAAACTGGTACCCGATAGCTGTCGCCAATTACATTTCGGATCCTGGCACAATACGGCTACATTGGCACCGTTTAACCATATCTCGTAAAGTCCGACGTTCATAATTACTTCGCAAAAAAACAATGCTTCGTCCTGCTGCAAACCGAATCCAAAAGCCAGTGCCAAGTCCGGCTGTCGCGGAATGATCAGTTCGCTGAGAAATGCGCCGATCTGCTGTTTATCTTCTGTATCAAAATTCTGCAGGCCGTTATAGGCATATTGTTCATCCCCAAAGGTTACGTTACCTATAAATTTTTCATTCAGGTATAGCAGATGCTTGCCCGTAGAAATATATTGCTGTTCGTAATAGGTCAAGATGGTTTCTACTTGAATATAGCGATCCATACCATGCCTGCTGAGTAAAAATCCTGTTCGGTAAACCATGGGATGTATGCTGATGAGTAGTAGTGTTTTAATAGAACGAGCCAGCGATGATTTTGTTAGCACATACTATAAATAAAAATAAAACATAAAATGACCAGCTAAAGCTTTAAGCAGGGCCAGGTGCCAAATGAGTTAAGCTAATGTACTGGCCGCTCCCTGATTACGACTGTTACATGTTACGTTATGGCATCAAAAAACCCGCGCGGTATGAATATTCTAACAGGAAGCCTGCCGGGAATTTTCCCCACGAAACGAAAGAAACATGGCATAGATACACTTAAGGTATAGCAGGTTGTTATTAAAATACCAAACCGGTTTGTTCGGGAATGACTTTCATCGTTTTAATTTACTGCCTGTTACGGATAGCCGAAATGACCCATAGGATGATAACCGCCAGGATTACCATCATAAAAATATTTGCAGCAGTGCCGGCCTTAAAGAACCCGCCGGAGGCAGCACAGGCTGTAATTAACGTAGATATGAC
This region of Mucilaginibacter yixingensis genomic DNA includes:
- a CDS encoding DUF262 domain-containing protein, which translates into the protein MNYDELNEDNRDLIEIEAIDEGLIEDGQDIVSPFDPKDIKIIVEPKTIDHLVQRLKYDEIDMNTEFQRKGNLWKPDAQSRLIESLLLRFPLPAFYFDAEDDNRWLVVDGLQRIWTIKNFVVNSEKPSEDNKPLELQGLDILTDYNNKNITFKDLHRSMQRRILETQITTYLIQPGTPKQVKYNVFRRINTGGLGLNPMEIRNALNIGNASTFLRGLSEDDELRSLIKVQDKRMEDRELYLRAIAFINVDHTKYTTPLSGFLDKAMENLARLNAKELDKIKSGIIKAIKLQKELFGRDIFSRSIDKKSNLKLNSALFEVWVSETYKLLDVQQKKLVANKERLVKKYIQLISDPSFSRVVSTSTSGYSSVQLRFDKIKELINENIK
- a CDS encoding DUF3696 domain-containing protein gives rise to the protein MITRVLIENFKAFREAEINLTALNLFTGLNGMGKSSFIQSLLLLRQSELEGKSLTGRLMLKGSLIDIGKGKDAFSISATSDHIKFEVDENYKPMIDVRYKYLSELDALPVDPEHAVFENSKDQSALFNSNFKYLKADRIAPEHNYKANLFAVLEQRFMGYKGENTALFIALFKLDPVTIEEVHHPKAKTNNLIDNIDAWMNEITPGAHVISTYYNDLDVVKLSYTFDAGNDVTPDFSPVNTGFGFTYTLPVIATVLSAKKGDLIVIENPECHLHPQGQAKLGELLAKAAAGGAQIIIESHSDHLLNGIRVAVKNKAIDSNSVSIFYFERDVNDDLHTTTIDQPFIESDGRLSHQPTGFFDEYAKQLDNLIRPA